The Sulfurihydrogenibium azorense Az-Fu1 genome contains the following window.
GTCTACCCTGTACCTTGGGAGTGTCCAGTGTACCCACAGGAAGAACATAAACATCATAAATACCTTTAAGAAAAACCAGATGAAAGGTGATAAAGCTCCAAAGATCTCAGGTCCTTTCCATCCACCGAAGAAAAGAATCACAGCTATAGCACTTAAAACAAATGTTCCTATGTACCACTCTGCCAGTGGAAATAGACCAAACTTCATACCAGAGTATTCTGTGTTGTACCCTGATACAAGTTCAGCTTCTGCTTCTTGTACATCAAAAGGCGTTCTGCCTGTTTCTGCAAGTATAGCAAACAGAATCACTATAAAAGCGATAGGTTGGTACCATATAAAAGCACCAAAAAATCCTTCTTGGGCATAAACGATTTCTCTTAGAGAGAAAGACCCTGCCATCATTATAGGTCCTACCATTGCAAAACCTAAAGCAACCTCATAACCTATTAAAACAGCTGCTTTTCTAAGACCACCAATCATTGGGTATTTACTGTTAGATGCCCATCCTGCAAAGATAACACCATAGATACTTATACTACCAAATGCAAGAGCTAATATTAAACCTATGTTTAGATCTGTGATGTATGGCTTAATCTCTATTCCGAAGATTGTAAAAGGTTCCCCAAAAGGTATTACTGCTAAAATCATAATAGCTGGAACAAAGGCAAGTAAAGAAGCAAGGTAAAATAAGACCTTATCTACATTATTTGGAACTAAGTCTTCTTTTGTTAAGACTTTTAATGCGTCAGCTATAGGCTGAAGTAGTCCATGAAAACCAACGTGGAGTGGTCCGGGTCGTTGCTGGACATGTCCAGCAAACTTTCTTTCTATAAGAGTTAGATAAGCTGCTGCTAAGAACATTCCTACTATGAATATGAGAGATTTTATAACTACTCCTATTACAGTGGCTAACATCTCCATCAGCAACCTCGTAAATTGTTTTTTACATTTAAATTATATTAACACAAGAATTAAAAAAATTAAACACTGTTTTATTCATTTTTCTAAAAACTAAAATTAAGTCTTTGATATAAATTGGATATTCTGATTTTGATAGCTGGTTTATCTCATCTTTGTAAAGATGGTTTTTCATTATGTAAATATTCTAAGATAAAACTAACTTAACTGTAATTTCGTTTAAAACCATTATTCCTTTTGGAAGTAAAGTTAGTTTTTCATTTTTGACGGTTGCGTAGCCTTCCTCTACTAACTCTTTGATAATATCTTTATTTTTTATAAGGTTTAAATCCAGTCCTGATTTTAGTCTTAGAGATAGAAATATCTTTTCTTCTATCTTCTTTTCTTGGTCTAACTCCTCTTTAAATTTTACAGGTTTGATGGATTTTTCTACCAAATTTAAATACTCTTGAATATTTTTTGTGTTTCCAAACCTAACATTATTTACATAAGACCAAGAAGACACACCAATACCTAAAAACTCAATATCTGTCCAGTAAAATAAATTATGTTTACACTCATAACCTTCTTTTGCCCAGTTAGAAAGCTCATACCTTTCAAAGCCTTTTTCTTCTAAGAAGCTGTCAATCAGTTCAAACATTTTCAAGGTTGTTTCTTCGTCTGGTAGATTATAACAGCCATTTTTTACAAGAGTTCCAAGGGGAGTTCCTTCGTAAGGAGTAAGCATGTAAGCTGATATATGAGTTATAGGTAAGCTCGTGTAGATTTTTAAGTCTTCTTCTAAATCATCTAAAGTCTGTCCTTGAATACCGTATATAAGGTCTAAGTTTATGTTGGTTATTCCTGCATTTAGACAGTCTTCAACTGTTTGAAGTGTATCTTTTGGTTTATGGTTTCTACCTAAAGATATTAGATTTTTCTCTATGAATGATTGATTACCTATACTTATACGGTTTACTCCAGCATCTTTTAAGATTTTAAAATCTTTGTATCTGTATGTCTTTGGATTTACCTCTACTGTTATCTCTAACTCTTTTTTTGTTTTTGTGTTTTCTTTAATAAACTGTATAGTATCAACTAATAAATCTGGGCTTAAAGATGAAGGCGTTCCTCCTCCAAAGTACACTGTCTCTAACTCAAAATCAAGGTTTTGGTATAGAGAGAGTTCCTTTTTTAAAGTTGATACATACTTTTCTTTTAAGCTGTCTTCATTCCAGACAAATGAAGTAAAATCACAGTAAGGACACTTAATTTCACAAAAAGGTATGTGAATGTATAAACCTTTAATCAAGATACAAACTCGTAAATTTAAAAATCATAAAGACATGATAAAATGTTTTTTGATGCAAGTCAATGCAATTTTTTTGTAAGAAAGTTAACTCTAATTTCCAATTTAAATAATTTTAAAACAAACCAAGACAAGTAGCAAAACTTAAAGCTAAAATGAAGAAGTTTATCTTAGCTTTAAATCCTTCTAAAGATACTGCCCTGATATCCTCTATTCCCATATAGTATAACTTGCTAAATACTGTCTCTATTCTCTTCCTTACTCTCTTTAAAAACTCTTGTTTATCCTTTTGTTTGTGATGTACTTTCCCCTTCTTTCTTATAGCCTCTAACTCTATTCCTAAACTCTTAAATTCTTCTTTTAAATCCTTTGAATTAAAAGCTTTGTCTGCTATTATTGTCCCTTTGTTTAATATATCTATCAAAACACTGTCCTCTTTTACTTCCTTTAAAAAGTTTATATCATGCTTTGAAGCTGGAATAATCTCATATCCTATCGGTCTTTTGTAATAATCCACTATTAATCCTATTTTAAAACCAAACCATTCTTTTGCTGCATTGTTTCCTTTGTATAACTTACCAGAAACTTTCTTGTTTCTTTTCATTCTTTGATTTTTACAAACAGGTATTGGTTTTGTATCTGCTATGTATACTGTGGTTATCTTCTCAGAAAATAAATTTGTAAGAATGATTGAGATTACTTGAGCAAGTTTATATAGTTTTTTAGCTCTTTTTACTATTGCTGGTAATTGAGGAACATAAGGGAAAAGGTCATTGTAATTCTCTTTAAATTCCTTAAGTGTTATTTTGTAATCACCTTTTCTATAGCTCATAGAAAATATGATGAGAGTTATAAGCTCTACATCAGAGAATTTAGGCTTATTTGTTTTATGTTTATGTTTTATGAGTTTTAGGATTTCATCTGTCAGAATATAAACGTTTATGATATAATCTCTAAAAGTCATGATTTTACCTCCAGTGGTAGTTTTACTTTATGATACCACTGGAGTTTTTTTATTTCATCTTTTTTTGAATTGGAAATTAGGGTTGTAAGAAAGTTAGTATTTACAAACTCATTAAAATTGAGTTATGATAATTATCACGAAAAAAAACTATGGAGGTTTGTTAGATGGCAGATGAAAAAGTTTCCCGTAGAGACTTCTTGCTGTATGCTATGGGTGCTTGGGCAGCAGTAGGAGTTGGTGGAGTCCTTTATGCGATGTATAAGACTTGGGAGCCTCTACCTGAGGTAAAGGCTCAAGCAACAGTTTCTTTTGACTTATCTACTGTCGAACCGGGACAAATTAAAGTAGTTTCTTGGAGAGGTAAACCGGTTTTTGTTTTAAGAAGAACTCCGGATATGGTTCAATGTCCAGATAGGTCTGTTAAAGGAGAATATACCGTTGTTTTAGGTATATGTACTCACCTTGGTTGTATTCCAAACTGGGAAGCTGACAAGAAAATATGGCACTGTCCTTGCCACGGTGGAGAGTATGATGCTTGCGGTAAAAACATATTTGGACCACCACCAAGACCTTTAGATGTTCCACCATTTAAAATTGAAGGTACTACTATTGTTTTAGGCGAAGAAGGAAACGAATACAAACAAATGAAAGAAAAAGGATTAACAGTGTAAAGGAGGTAGGTTATGAGATTAATGGATTGGCTTGATGAAAGATTAGCCATAAGACAGCTTATTAAAGTGATGCTCACAGAGTACTATGTTCCTAAAAACATAAACTTCCTATGGAGTTTTGGTGTTCTTGTGATGCTCGTTTTTGCTATCTTAGTTGTAAGTGGAATATTCTTGCTTATGTACTATAAACCAGATTCTCATCTTGCTTTTGATAGTGTTAATAAAACAATTATGATGGATGTGGAGTACGGATGGTTATTTAGACATACCCACGCAGTGGGTGCCTCTATAATGTTCCTTGTGCTTTTTATTCACATGGCAAGGGGTATATACTACGGTTCGTTTAAACCACCAAGAGAGATAGTTTGGATAACTGGATATATACTTTTTGTTCTTATGTCTGCAACTGCGTTTACTGGATATCTACTACCTTGGGGACAGATGTCTTACTGGGCAGCTCAAACAATTACAACACTCTTTGAAAAAATACCTTTTATAGGACCTGATTTAGTTGTTTGGATAAGAGGTAACTACATAGTTGAAGATGCTACTTTGACAAGATTTTTTGCTTTACACGTAGTTTTCTTACCTCTTTTATTAATTGTATTTACAGCTATTCACCTCTACGCCGTTAGAATACCGGGGTCTAACAACGAAGATGGTATAGAGCTTACAAAAGAAGAGAAAAAACATGGTAAAGGTGTTCCTTTCTGGCCTGTGTTTATGGCGAAAGAGTTCTTTGTTATGTCGGTTTTCTTAATTTTCTTCTTCTATTTAGTATTTTACCAGTATAAGTTTGCTATGGATCCAATTAACTTTACACCTGCAGATTACTTACAAACACCTACACATATATACCCAGAGTGGTACTTCCTTGCATTCTATGAAGTTTTAAGAGGTTTCTTCTTTAGTCAGAACTTAGGTTTAATTGCGTTTGTGCTAAGTATGTTTATTGCTGCGTTTTTACCTTGGCTTGACACTTCTCCTATAAAAAGTGCTAAACACAGACCTATATACAAAATCCTTTTCTGGATATTTATAGCTGACTTTGTATTTTTAACAATACTTGGAAAACTACCTCCTACCGGTTTATACGCATGGCTTGGATTCTTTGGAAGTTTAGTGTTCTTTGCATTTTTCCTTACCCTTCCAATCTTATCTAAGATAGAGAAGAAAAAAGTAGCAGGAGGTAGGTAAGATGAAAGAGCTTAAAATACTTCTGATTTTAATAGTTATAGTTGCTATCGGGTATTGGGGGATAGAGCCCTATGCCCACTCTGTAATGCATGGAGAGATAAAAAAGCCTGATTATAAATATTCTGATTTACAAACAACAGCATTAACAACAGGAGACCCTGTAAAAGGTAAGGAACTCTTCATGGCAAACTGTGCTTCCTGCCACGGATTAAAAAATGACGGAATAAATCCGGGAATGGATAAAAATGCTGCAATAGCTTCTTTTAATGTAGTTCCTCCTGACCTTTCAAACATTGCTTCTATAGTTGACCACAAATTTTTAGCTGCTTTTATTAAAAATCCTCAAGAAGCTACAAAAAATCCTAAGTTTGCAATGCCTCCTATGGCTCAACTATCTGATGAAGACGTAGGACACGTTATAGCCTATCTTTCTTCAGTTGCTAAGAAAGACCTAACTGGAAAAGATATAACGGTAGAAGCCTGCGGAAGATGTCACAGTATAAAATATCAAAAAATCCAAGCTGAAACACCAGCTGACAACTTAAAAGCATACCTTGGAAAAGTTCCTCCTGATTTATCTGTTATGGGTAAAGCAAAAGAGTTAGAGTATTTAGAAACTTTCATAAACAATCCTCAAAACGGTTTACCCGGAACTTCTATGCCAAGACTTGGTCTAACCCAAGAAGCTACAGAAAAGGTTGTTAAGTACTTAGACGAAATAGCAGACCCACATAGAGAACAAAGAAACAAATTAGGTGTATGGGTTTTAGGATACTTAGTTGTAATGGCTGGTTTAACTTACGCTTGGAAAAGGAAAATCTGGAAAAACTTACACTAATTAAAGTTTAGCTTACCTCCACTTTCTTTAACCTGCCTTTTGGCAGGTTTTTTTATTTTATGACCAACTCTATTGTTTATTCTCTTTTTCAAGATTAAAATCCTTTTCTAAAATCTTAAGAGGTAATTCTATGAGCAAAAAACCAAACAGACTTATAAACGAAAAAAGCCCTTACCTTCTACAACATGCCTACAATCCTGTGGACTGGTATCCTTGGTGTGATGAAGCTTTTGAAAAGGCAAAGAAAGAAGACAAACCTATATTTTTATCTATAGGTTACTCTTCCTGTCATTGGTGCCATGTTATGGAAAAAGAGTCTTTTGAAGATGAGGAAGTTGCAGAAATTTTAAATAAATACTTTGTGCCTATTAAAGTTGATAGAGAAGAAAGACCAGATATAGACGCTGTTTATATGAATGTTTGTATGCTTTTTAATGGAAGTGGAGGTTGGCCTCTTACAATCATCATGACCCCTGATAAAAAACCATTTTTTGCAGGGACTTACTTTCCAAAACATTCAAGACCTAACAGAATAGGGGTTGTAGACTTACTTTTAAGTGTTGCAAAGTACTGGCAAGAAAACAAAGAAGACCTTATATCGAGGTCAGAAAAAGTTTTAGGTTATCTCAAAGAAGATAATAAATCAAATTATGGAGAGCTAAAAAAAGACTATATTCATGCAGGTTTTTATGACTTAAAGGGTAGATTTGATAATACTTACGGCGGGTTTTCAAATAAACCAAAGTTTCCTACTCCCCACAATATTATGTTCTTGCTAAGGTATTACTATCACACGAAAGAAGAGGAAGCTCTACAAATGGTAGAAAAGACTCTAACAAACATGAGGCTGGGAGGAATTTATGACCATGTAGGTTTTGGATTTCATAGATACTCAACAGACAGACAGTGGCTACTTCCACATTTTGAAAAGATGCATTACGACCAAGCTATGCTTTTGATGGCTTACACAGAAACTTATCAGATTACAAAAAAAGACCTTTATAAACAAACTGTTCAAGAGATAATAGAGTATGTAATAAGAGATATGACAAACGAAGAAGGAGTGTTTTTTAGTGCAGAAGATGCAGACAGTGAAGGAGAAGAAGGGAAATTTTATACTTGGACTTTTCAAGAAATAAAGGATATTCTAAAAGAGGAAAGTGATTTAGCAATAAAAATATTTAACATTAAAGAAGAAGGAAACTACCTTGAAGAAGCAACTGGACATCCAACAGGTAGAAATATTATTTATCTTTCCAAAACCTTAAGAGATTATGCTATAGACCTTGGAATAGATGAAAATACTTTAAAGCAAAAGTTAGAACAAATTAGAAAAAAACTTTTTAAAGAGAGAGAAAAAAGGGTTCACCCATTAAAAGACGATAAAGTCCTAACAGATTGGAACGGATTGATGATAGCAGCTCTATCAAAGGCAGGAAAAGCATTTTCTAATCAAGACTATATCAGTTATGCACAAAAAGCAGCTGACTTTATTATCCATAACATGATTATAGACGGAAAGCTTTACCATCTTTATAAAGACAAGGAAGTAAAGATAGAAGGAATGTTAGATGATTATGCATTCCTTGTTTGGGGATTGATAGAACTTTATCAAGCAACAGGAGAGTTAAAGTATTTAAAAACAGCCGTAGATTTAACAAACAAAGCTATACAGCCTCTGTATGACGAGAAAAATGGAGGATTTTTCTTAAGCAAAAGTCAAGACCTTATAGTAAATCCAAAAGAGTCTTTTGATGGGGCAATACCTTCTGGAAACTCTGTAATGGCTTATAATCTATACAGACTTTACCTTATAACAGCACAAGAAGAGTTTTATAAAAAATCTTACGAAACTTTAACCGCTTTTGCAGGAGATATAAAAAGACTACCTTCTTACCACACGATGTTTTTAATAGCTCTAATGATGCACTTCTTCCCTACTTCAGAGATTGTAATATCGGGAAAAGGATGGATAGAAGCTTTAAATCAGCTAAACAGAGAGTTTTTACCAAACACAGTTATAATTGTAAAAACTCCAGAGAACAAAGAAGAGTTATCAAAAATCTCACATTACACACAAAGTATGGAAGTCCCGGAAGATTTTTATATCTATCTATGTAAAAATTTTGCTTGTAATCTACCGACAAAAGATTTAGAATATGTTATAAATATGCTAAAAGGTTAATCTATGGAAATAAAAGGAAAAACAGCACTTATAACAGGTGGGTCAAAAAGAATAGGTAGGGCTATAACCATTGGACTGGCAAAAGAAGGTTGTAATGTTATTATTCATTACCATTCTTCAGAAAGAGAAGCTCAGGAGTTAAAAACTCTTGTAGAAAGTTTTGGAGTTAGAAGCTACCTGTTAAAAGCAGATTTAACAAAAGAAGAGGATATTGTACGGATAGCAGAAGAATCAGTTAATATTGGAGTAGATATTTTGATTAACAATGCATCTCTTTACTACAAAACACCTTTGGATACTGCAACATTTAAGGATTTAAATATATTTTACTCTATTCATGTAAAAGCTCCTTTTTACCTTTCAAAGGTAATTGGTAAAAAGATGTATGAGAAAAAGGAGGGAAGAATAGTAAACATAGTAGATTACAGTGCTATCCTACCTTATCCAGACTATACACCTTACACAGTTTCTAAAGGTGCATTACTTACAATGACAAAGGCCTTTGCAAAAGAGTTTGCCCCTTATGTGTTAGTAAACGGTATACTACCAGGTCCCATAGTCTCACCAGAAGACCTGCAAGATAAAGAAATACCACTGAAAAAAACTCTACTAAAAAGATGGGGAGGAGAACAAGAGGTTTTTAAAGCTGTTAAGTACTTAATAGAAACTGATTTTACAACAGGAGCTCTAATACCTGTAGAAGGAGGTAGACTAATATTTTAGATTTTGTTATTTTTTTAGGAACTGCAGGCGGAAGAACAGTAGTATTTAGGCAACTACGGCATTCTGGAGGAATGTGGCTTCACTTTGGAGGAAAAAATATCATTATAGACCCAGGTCCTGGCAGTTTAATCAGAATGTTTGAAAGAGGTTTAGAACCAAGAGATTTAAATGTAGTTGTTTTATCCCACAGACACTTAGACCATGTGGCGGATGTAGCATCGGTAGTTGAGTCTGCTACAGATGCAAACAAAAACAAGTTAGACCTTTTACTTGCACCTTACGATGCCTTAGATGGGGAAGACCCTGTAGTCCTAAAATATACAAAAAAGGGTTTTAAGAGAATTGAGATAATATCTATGAAAAACCAGTATCAATTAGAAGAAATAACTATAAGACCATTAATACCTCACATACACCAAGGAGCTACAGTCTATAGTCTTGAATTTAGATATAAAGACAAAATATTCATATACGTTCCATGTGGAAAATTCTACGAAGACATGCTTTACGCCTACCCTCAAAATCCAGACTTAATGGTTTTTAACACAACATTTGTTAAACCTAATCTAAACTATTACCATCTATCTGCCGAAGAGGTAGAGAAGATAATTGATAAAGTTAGACCTAAAAAGGTAGTTTTAACCCATTTTAGTATTAATATGCTAAAGGCCAACCCTAAAAAAGTTGCAGAAGGTATTAAAGAAAGAACCAAGGTAGAAGTAATGGCAGCACATGATGGTATGAAAGTGGAGTTTTAGGAGAGTTCATGAAAGGTGTAATTATAGGTGGAGGTATAATAGGCTTATCTATTGCCAGACAGCTTTACAAACTTGGGTACGATATAACAATAGTTGAAAAAAATACTCTTGGAAGAGGAGCTTCTTGGGCTGCAGGTGGAATGCTTGCACCACTAGCAGAAGGTTTAATGGGAGACTTTTTAAAATTTTGTGTTGAAAGTAGAGATATGTATAAATCCTTTGTGGAAGAGATAGAAAAAGAAACAGGTGATAACGTAGGTTTTTGGGAATGTGGAATTATATATCCAGCCTTTAATGAAGAAGAAAAAGAACTGTTAATAAAGAGAGTTGAGTACTATAAAAAGCTTGGCTATAACGCTTCTTGGCTTGAAAAAAAAGATATAGAAGATATGGGATACCAGATAGGTAAAGGTATAATAGGAGGAGCTTATTTTCCAGAAGACAAACAGGTTGATAATAGAAGATTGGTAATAGCACTGATAAAGTACCTAAAAAAAACAAAAATAGAAATTAGATTATTTGAAAAAGTAAAGTTTATAAATGAGAAAGATGGTATTTTTAAATCTATAACTACAGAGAAAGGTGAGATAGAGGCAGACTTCTGTATATTAGCAGCTGGAGCTTGGTCTGGAGAACTTGACCCTGTTAACGTTTTTCCTAAAAAAGGACAGATGTTTTCTTTTAAAACAAAGAAAAAAGAAGAGTTGAAAAATATATTTTACAGTAGAAGAGCCTATATAATACCAAGAAAAGATACTAACCTCGTGGTTGTTGGAGCTACAGAAGAAAACGTTTTCTTTAAAGAAGGTAATACAGTTGGAGGAATGATACTTTTATTAAAAGGACTTTTAGATACTTTTCCTTACACAAAGGATTATGAGATTACCGAAACGTGGTACGGTTTTAGACCTGCTACTCCTGATGAATTGCCAATACTTGGAAAGTCAGATGTTAAAAACCTATACTATGCAACTGGTCATTATAGAAACGGTATACTACTTGCCCCTATAACTGCAAAACTTATATCAGATTTAATCCATAGAGAAGAAGAAAGCCCTTACCTTAAAATATTCAGTTTTGACAGATTTAAACATAAGATGGTATAATTTTAAACTATTTAAAATATTTGGAGGATGTTTATGAAACTACCAGCGAGGCTGGTGGAGATAGTATCTCACAACATAGCACAAGAACTTTTAGATAAACACCTTGTAGAAGCTGACGACCCAGAAAAATTTAAAAACGATATAACTAATATACTACTGAAAGCTATAGAAGAAGAAAAAGAGATACAAGAAGAAGCTGAAAGGTTGGTAGAAAAACACATAAACCTTATAGATGAAGAGATAAGGTTTAGAGATGCAGTAAACAAAGTAAAGGAAAAGTTAGCTGAAGAAAGAGGAATACATTTAGACCCTGAAGAAAGGCTAAACCAAATATCCCATAAAATAAAAAAATACCTTGAAACAGAAGACTCTGTAGAGATTTTTGAACATCCAAATAAAATAAGAAGAGTTATCTTAGACAAATTAAAAAAATTAATTAAAGAAGAAAAAGAGATAGATAAAGAAGTTAGACAAAGAATAAGGTCATACTCTAAAAAGATTATAGAAGGAACTCCTGAGTGGAAGATACTCTACAATAGAATATACGAAGATGCTTTAAGAAAAAGAGGACTGATGTAAATTATCCTCTCCACCTAAGGAGAGAACTTACTTGGAAAATAAACATCCATACTCTGAGCTTGGTTATAAGATATTCTTTAAAATAAAACCTTTTTTAAAAAAAATTCTAAGAATAAAAGTCGTAGGAGTGGAAAACATTCCTTTAGAAGGTGGGTGTATAATAGCAGCAAACCATAGGAGCCACTTTGACCCTCCTGTAATCAATATAGTATCCCCAAGGCCTGTAATCTTTTTAGCTAAAAAAGAACTTTTTGAAGTCCCTGTCTTAGGATGGTTTATAAAAAAAGCTGGAACGATACCTGTTAGAAGAGACAGTAGAGATACGGCAGTTATTAAAAAATCTATATCTCTATTAAAGGAAGGTTTTGTTATAGGTATTTTCCCTGAAGGTTCAAGGGCAAGACCAGGAGAGTTTAGAAAACCTCAGCCTGGTGTAGGATACCTTATAGAAAAAGCAAAAGTGCCAGTTATCCCTGTTTTAATTGAAGGAACAGATAAAGTACTACCAGTTAACTCAAAATTTCCTAAATTATTCAAGTATAATATTGATGTAATAGTAGGTAAACCTATTAAATTTGAGGGTATTTCATCTTATGAACATATTGCAGAAAAGGTTATGCATGAAATCAGAAAGTTAAAAGGAGAACGTCATGGTTAACATAAAAGTAGCACAAACAGCAGGTTTTTGTTTTGGTGTAAGAATAGCCGTAGATATGGCTAAGAAAGCTGGGGAACAGCTTGGCCACGCTTATACAAACGGTCCCATAATTCACAACAAACAAGTTGTATCTTACTTAGAAAGTATTGGGATAAAAGAGCTTAAAGATTACTCTCAACTAAAACCTGGTGAAACTGTTATTATTAGGTCTCACGGTGTACCTCCTGAAACGGAAAGACAGTTAAAAAGTATGAATATAAACGTACTAGATGCAACCTGTCCTTTTGTCAAAAAAGTCCACGATAAGGTAAGACAGCTTGTAGAAGAAGGTTATTTTGTAGTTATCATAGGAGAAGAGGGGCACCCTGAAGTTATAGGTACTTTAGGACATCTTAAAGAGGTAAACGGTCAAGGTGTTGTTGTAGAAAACTTTGAAGATTTAATAAAAAAAGTCCCTAAGAGAAATAAGATAGGAGTTGTAGCACAGACAACCCAAAGTGAAGACTTCTTTAGAGAAGCTGTTGGATACTTGGCTGAAAACACTGAAGAGTTAAAAGTTTTTAACACTATATGTGATGCAACATCTGTTAGACAAGAGGAAGTAAAAAAACTTGCTCCTACTGTAGACGTAATGATAATTATTGGAGGAAAACACAGCGGTAATACACAAAGACTTGCCCAGATATCAAAAGCCTTAAACCCGAACACTTACCATATAGAAACAGCTGAAGAACTTCAAAAAGAGTGGTTTGAAGGAAAAGATAACGTAGGAATATCAGCTGGAGCTTCAACTCCAGATTGGATAATAAACCAAGTTGTTGAAAAAATAAAACAGTTAAAAGGAGTAACAGCATGAACGAGTTTGAAAAGTTGATGGAAGAATCTAAAGAATCAGGATTCTACTCAAAAAATCAAAAAATAAAAGGAAAAGTAGTAAAAGTGACAGAAGACAAAGTCTTTGTAGACATAGGTCAAAAAATAGAAGCTGTTTTAAATAGAAATGAAGATCAAGACGTAGAAGAAGGTCAAGAAATAGAAGCAGTTTTTACAG
Protein-coding sequences here:
- a CDS encoding DUF507 family protein, yielding MKLPARLVEIVSHNIAQELLDKHLVEADDPEKFKNDITNILLKAIEEEKEIQEEAERLVEKHINLIDEEIRFRDAVNKVKEKLAEERGIHLDPEERLNQISHKIKKYLETEDSVEIFEHPNKIRRVILDKLKKLIKEEKEIDKEVRQRIRSYSKKIIEGTPEWKILYNRIYEDALRKRGLM
- the ispH gene encoding 4-hydroxy-3-methylbut-2-enyl diphosphate reductase; translated protein: MVNIKVAQTAGFCFGVRIAVDMAKKAGEQLGHAYTNGPIIHNKQVVSYLESIGIKELKDYSQLKPGETVIIRSHGVPPETERQLKSMNINVLDATCPFVKKVHDKVRQLVEEGYFVVIIGEEGHPEVIGTLGHLKEVNGQGVVVENFEDLIKKVPKRNKIGVVAQTTQSEDFFREAVGYLAENTEELKVFNTICDATSVRQEEVKKLAPTVDVMIIIGGKHSGNTQRLAQISKALNPNTYHIETAEELQKEWFEGKDNVGISAGASTPDWIINQVVEKIKQLKGVTA
- the thiO gene encoding glycine oxidase ThiO, which translates into the protein MKGVIIGGGIIGLSIARQLYKLGYDITIVEKNTLGRGASWAAGGMLAPLAEGLMGDFLKFCVESRDMYKSFVEEIEKETGDNVGFWECGIIYPAFNEEEKELLIKRVEYYKKLGYNASWLEKKDIEDMGYQIGKGIIGGAYFPEDKQVDNRRLVIALIKYLKKTKIEIRLFEKVKFINEKDGIFKSITTEKGEIEADFCILAAGAWSGELDPVNVFPKKGQMFSFKTKKKEELKNIFYSRRAYIIPRKDTNLVVVGATEENVFFKEGNTVGGMILLLKGLLDTFPYTKDYEITETWYGFRPATPDELPILGKSDVKNLYYATGHYRNGILLAPITAKLISDLIHREEESPYLKIFSFDRFKHKMV
- a CDS encoding MBL fold metallo-hydrolase translates to MWLHFGGKNIIIDPGPGSLIRMFERGLEPRDLNVVVLSHRHLDHVADVASVVESATDANKNKLDLLLAPYDALDGEDPVVLKYTKKGFKRIEIISMKNQYQLEEITIRPLIPHIHQGATVYSLEFRYKDKIFIYVPCGKFYEDMLYAYPQNPDLMVFNTTFVKPNLNYYHLSAEEVEKIIDKVRPKKVVLTHFSINMLKANPKKVAEGIKERTKVEVMAAHDGMKVEF
- a CDS encoding lysophospholipid acyltransferase family protein; this translates as MENKHPYSELGYKIFFKIKPFLKKILRIKVVGVENIPLEGGCIIAANHRSHFDPPVINIVSPRPVIFLAKKELFEVPVLGWFIKKAGTIPVRRDSRDTAVIKKSISLLKEGFVIGIFPEGSRARPGEFRKPQPGVGYLIEKAKVPVIPVLIEGTDKVLPVNSKFPKLFKYNIDVIVGKPIKFEGISSYEHIAEKVMHEIRKLKGERHG
- a CDS encoding SDR family NAD(P)-dependent oxidoreductase is translated as MEIKGKTALITGGSKRIGRAITIGLAKEGCNVIIHYHSSEREAQELKTLVESFGVRSYLLKADLTKEEDIVRIAEESVNIGVDILINNASLYYKTPLDTATFKDLNIFYSIHVKAPFYLSKVIGKKMYEKKEGRIVNIVDYSAILPYPDYTPYTVSKGALLTMTKAFAKEFAPYVLVNGILPGPIVSPEDLQDKEIPLKKTLLKRWGGEQEVFKAVKYLIETDFTTGALIPVEGGRLIF